Proteins from a single region of Actinomycetota bacterium:
- a CDS encoding c-type cytochrome: protein MAAVSAAAFALLAVVVAGRGPDASAQVQPQPQKPRPEARSAEHLFKRDCAYCHGPRGEGTSRGPSLEESGTAAVHFYLTTGYMPISERDDPTRRREPAYAEDEIDALVRYTARFTRGPPIPRVEVDPEEIAHGGELYRLHCAACHQFAGAGGALIGLEQSPRLFDATPVEVVEALRIGPGPMPAFSEEQISEEDANAIASFVALELQQPTDAGGISLGHFGPYSEGAIAWLFGLGALLVAAAWIGRRT, encoded by the coding sequence GTGGCGGCTGTGTCGGCCGCTGCGTTCGCTCTGCTCGCCGTCGTCGTCGCCGGACGGGGGCCCGACGCGTCAGCGCAGGTCCAGCCCCAGCCACAGAAGCCCCGGCCCGAGGCGCGTTCCGCGGAGCATCTGTTCAAGCGCGACTGCGCGTACTGCCACGGTCCGCGAGGCGAGGGCACGAGCCGCGGTCCGTCTCTGGAGGAGTCGGGCACCGCGGCGGTGCACTTCTACCTGACCACCGGGTACATGCCGATCAGCGAACGCGACGACCCGACCCGCCGACGCGAACCCGCCTACGCCGAGGACGAGATCGACGCGCTGGTGCGCTACACGGCGCGTTTCACGCGCGGGCCGCCGATCCCCCGGGTCGAGGTCGACCCCGAGGAGATCGCCCACGGCGGCGAGCTGTACCGGCTCCACTGCGCGGCGTGTCACCAGTTCGCGGGCGCCGGCGGAGCGCTGATCGGGCTCGAACAGTCTCCGCGGCTGTTCGACGCCACCCCCGTTGAGGTGGTCGAGGCCCTCCGCATCGGTCCGGGGCCCATGCCGGCCTTCTCCGAGGAGCAGATCAGCGAGGAGGACGCCAACGCGATCGCGTCCTTCGTGGCACTGGAGCTACAGCAGCCCACCGACGCGGGCGGCATCTCCCTCGGCCACTTCGGGCCGTACAGCGAAGGCGCCATCGCGTGGTTGTTCGGGCTGGGAGCGCTGCTGGTCGCGGCTGCGT
- a CDS encoding DUF4383 domain-containing protein produces MARGFAYVAGFVYVVLGVVGFAVTGFDHWVEADTDTYIAWFRLNSTLNLVHAALGSVLLWAGTEPLEAVRPVVTTVGLVFLVLGVTAFPLTGNADWNVLALNRADGILYLVTGVAALAAVRAARTAPAG; encoded by the coding sequence GTGGCGCGAGGGTTCGCGTACGTCGCCGGGTTCGTCTACGTGGTGCTCGGCGTGGTCGGGTTCGCCGTGACCGGCTTCGACCACTGGGTCGAGGCCGACACCGACACCTACATCGCGTGGTTCCGGCTCAACTCGACCCTCAACCTGGTCCACGCCGCGCTGGGGAGCGTTCTGCTGTGGGCCGGCACCGAGCCTCTGGAGGCGGTGCGCCCGGTCGTCACCACCGTCGGGCTGGTGTTCCTCGTCTTGGGGGTCACCGCCTTCCCACTGACGGGGAACGCGGACTGGAACGTGCTGGCGCTCAACCGCGCGGATGGCATCCTGTACCTTGTCACCGGCGTGGCCGCGTTGGCCGCTGTCCGGGCCGCGCGGACGGCCCCGGCTGGGTAG
- a CDS encoding Rho termination factor N-terminal domain-containing protein encodes MASDDDAGRYRDLRDRGLSPRAAAIVTGTNPGPDYTKEELYKMAREADIHGRSRMNKSQLVDALRRAGELP; translated from the coding sequence ATGGCGAGCGACGACGACGCCGGCCGCTACCGCGACCTGCGCGACCGCGGGCTGTCCCCACGTGCGGCGGCGATCGTCACAGGGACGAACCCCGGACCCGACTACACCAAGGAGGAGCTGTACAAGATGGCCCGGGAGGCCGACATCCACGGCCGGTCTCGGATGAACAAGTCCCAGCTCGTCGATGCGCTGCGGCGAGCAGGCGAGCTGCCCTAG